A region from the Rhodamnia argentea isolate NSW1041297 chromosome 7, ASM2092103v1, whole genome shotgun sequence genome encodes:
- the LOC115749582 gene encoding (+)-neomenthol dehydrogenase isoform X4: protein MGGNKERARERREQRLQEISLLRTIPYSDHQRWWSKETIAVVTGSNRGIGFEIARQLAAHGLTVVLTSRDECVGQEATRVLREGGLDVAFHQLDVLDPSSIQLFVDWIRQTYEGIHVLRIEDLNLRRKLGDLDTLTEELIDRTVATFLQQVDDGTWTSGGWPQTFTDYSVSKLAVNAYTRLMAKILSDRPEGEKIYVNCYCPGWVKTAMTGWAGNISVEDGADTGVWLALLPDQAVTGKFFAERREICLAVRRDDRALASIILWWAHEKLGISVKG, encoded by the exons ATGGGAGGTAACAAAGAGAGAGCCCGTGAGCGCAGAGAACAAAGATTGCAGGAGATTTCTCTTCTCAGAACCATCCCCTATTCCGATCACCAGAG GTGGTGGTCCAAAGAAACGATTGCTGTGGTGACGGGGAGTAACCGGGGTATTGGCTTCGAGATTGCGAGACAGCTCGCGGCGCATGGACTGACGGTTGTATTGACGTCGAGGGACGAATGTGTTGGCCAAGAAGCAACGAGGGTCCTACGAGAAGGCGGTCTGGACGTCGCCTTTCATCAACTCGACGTCTTGGACCCTTCCTCCATTCAACTCTTCGTTGATTGGATACGGCAAACCTACGAGGGTATCCATGTCCTG AGGATCGAGGACTTGAATCTGAGACGAAAGCTGGGTGACTTGGACACGCTTACAGAGGAACTCATAGATAGAACAGTTGCCACTTTCCTACAACAAGTAGATGATGGAACGTGGACATCGGGTGGGTGGCCACAAACTTTTACGGACTACTCAGTATCCAAACTCGCAGTTAATGCCTACACAAGACTGATGGCAAAGATACTGTCCGACCGGCCTGAAGGGGAGAAGATATATGTCAATTGTTATTGCCCGGGATGGGTGAAGACTGCTATGACCGGTTGGGCTGGGAACATTTCAGTGGAGGATGGGGCAGACACGGGAGTGTGGCTAGCGCTTCTCCCAGATCAGGCAGTGACTGGGAAATTCTTTGCGGAGAGACGTGAG ATATGCCTAGCTGTGAGAAGAGATGATAGAGCACTGGCATCTATTATCCTTTGGTGGGCACACGAAAAACTTGGGATTTCAGTGAAAGGGTAG
- the LOC115749582 gene encoding carbonyl reductase [NADPH] 1 isoform X3, which translates to MGGNKERARERREQRLQEISLLRTIPYSDHQRWWSKETIAVVTGSNRGIGFEIARQLAAHGLTVVLTSRDECVGQEATRVLREGGLDVAFHQLDVLDPSSIQLFVDWIRQTYEGIHVLVNNAGVNFNVGSDNSVESAHMVVATNYYGTKNMIKAMIPLMRPSAAGARIVNVSSRLGKLGGRRNRIEDLNLRRKLGDLDTLTEELIDRTVATFLQQVDDGTWTSGGWPQTFTDYSVSKLAVNAYTRLMAKILSDRPEGEKIYVNCYCPGWVKTAMTGWAGNISVEDGADTGVWLALLPDQAVTGKFFAERREVSF; encoded by the exons ATGGGAGGTAACAAAGAGAGAGCCCGTGAGCGCAGAGAACAAAGATTGCAGGAGATTTCTCTTCTCAGAACCATCCCCTATTCCGATCACCAGAG GTGGTGGTCCAAAGAAACGATTGCTGTGGTGACGGGGAGTAACCGGGGTATTGGCTTCGAGATTGCGAGACAGCTCGCGGCGCATGGACTGACGGTTGTATTGACGTCGAGGGACGAATGTGTTGGCCAAGAAGCAACGAGGGTCCTACGAGAAGGCGGTCTGGACGTCGCCTTTCATCAACTCGACGTCTTGGACCCTTCCTCCATTCAACTCTTCGTTGATTGGATACGGCAAACCTACGAGGGTATCCATGTCCTG GTAAATAATGCAGGTGTCAACTTCAATGTTGGGTCGGACAACTCCGTCGAATCTGCTCATATGGTTGTGGCCACCAACTACTATGGCACCAAAAACATGATAAAAGCCATGATCCCCTTGATGAGACCTTCTGCTGCAGGCGCTCGTATTGTTAATGTGAGCTCTCGTCTGGGAAAACTAGGTGGAAGAAGAAAT AGGATCGAGGACTTGAATCTGAGACGAAAGCTGGGTGACTTGGACACGCTTACAGAGGAACTCATAGATAGAACAGTTGCCACTTTCCTACAACAAGTAGATGATGGAACGTGGACATCGGGTGGGTGGCCACAAACTTTTACGGACTACTCAGTATCCAAACTCGCAGTTAATGCCTACACAAGACTGATGGCAAAGATACTGTCCGACCGGCCTGAAGGGGAGAAGATATATGTCAATTGTTATTGCCCGGGATGGGTGAAGACTGCTATGACCGGTTGGGCTGGGAACATTTCAGTGGAGGATGGGGCAGACACGGGAGTGTGGCTAGCGCTTCTCCCAGATCAGGCAGTGACTGGGAAATTCTTTGCGGAGAGACGTGAGGTTAGCTTTTAA
- the LOC115749582 gene encoding carbonyl reductase [NADPH] 1 isoform X1, with product MGGNKERARERREQRLQEISLLRTIPYSDHQRWWSKETIAVVTGSNRGIGFEIARQLAAHGLTVVLTSRDECVGQEATRVLREGGLDVAFHQLDVLDPSSIQLFVDWIRQTYEGIHVLVNNAGVNFNVGSDNSVESAHMVVATNYYGTKNMIKAMIPLMRPSAAGARIVNVSSRLGKLGGRRNRIEDLNLRRKLGDLDTLTEELIDRTVATFLQQVDDGTWTSGGWPQTFTDYSVSKLAVNAYTRLMAKILSDRPEGEKIYVNCYCPGWVKTAMTGWAGNISVEDGADTGVWLALLPDQAVTGKFFAERREICLAVRRDDRALASIILWWAHEKLGISVKG from the exons ATGGGAGGTAACAAAGAGAGAGCCCGTGAGCGCAGAGAACAAAGATTGCAGGAGATTTCTCTTCTCAGAACCATCCCCTATTCCGATCACCAGAG GTGGTGGTCCAAAGAAACGATTGCTGTGGTGACGGGGAGTAACCGGGGTATTGGCTTCGAGATTGCGAGACAGCTCGCGGCGCATGGACTGACGGTTGTATTGACGTCGAGGGACGAATGTGTTGGCCAAGAAGCAACGAGGGTCCTACGAGAAGGCGGTCTGGACGTCGCCTTTCATCAACTCGACGTCTTGGACCCTTCCTCCATTCAACTCTTCGTTGATTGGATACGGCAAACCTACGAGGGTATCCATGTCCTG GTAAATAATGCAGGTGTCAACTTCAATGTTGGGTCGGACAACTCCGTCGAATCTGCTCATATGGTTGTGGCCACCAACTACTATGGCACCAAAAACATGATAAAAGCCATGATCCCCTTGATGAGACCTTCTGCTGCAGGCGCTCGTATTGTTAATGTGAGCTCTCGTCTGGGAAAACTAGGTGGAAGAAGAAAT AGGATCGAGGACTTGAATCTGAGACGAAAGCTGGGTGACTTGGACACGCTTACAGAGGAACTCATAGATAGAACAGTTGCCACTTTCCTACAACAAGTAGATGATGGAACGTGGACATCGGGTGGGTGGCCACAAACTTTTACGGACTACTCAGTATCCAAACTCGCAGTTAATGCCTACACAAGACTGATGGCAAAGATACTGTCCGACCGGCCTGAAGGGGAGAAGATATATGTCAATTGTTATTGCCCGGGATGGGTGAAGACTGCTATGACCGGTTGGGCTGGGAACATTTCAGTGGAGGATGGGGCAGACACGGGAGTGTGGCTAGCGCTTCTCCCAGATCAGGCAGTGACTGGGAAATTCTTTGCGGAGAGACGTGAG ATATGCCTAGCTGTGAGAAGAGATGATAGAGCACTGGCATCTATTATCCTTTGGTGGGCACACGAAAAACTTGGGATTTCAGTGAAAGGGTAG
- the LOC115749582 gene encoding carbonyl reductase [NADPH] 1 isoform X2 → MGGNKERARERREQRLQEISLLRTIPYSDHQRWWSKETIAVVTGSNRGIGFEIARQLAAHGLTVVLTSRDECVGQEATRVLREGGLDVAFHQLDVLDPSSIQLFVDWIRQTYEGIHVLVNNAGVNFNVGSDNSVESAHMVVATNYYGTKNMIKAMIPLMRPSAAGARIVNRIEDLNLRRKLGDLDTLTEELIDRTVATFLQQVDDGTWTSGGWPQTFTDYSVSKLAVNAYTRLMAKILSDRPEGEKIYVNCYCPGWVKTAMTGWAGNISVEDGADTGVWLALLPDQAVTGKFFAERREICLAVRRDDRALASIILWWAHEKLGISVKG, encoded by the exons ATGGGAGGTAACAAAGAGAGAGCCCGTGAGCGCAGAGAACAAAGATTGCAGGAGATTTCTCTTCTCAGAACCATCCCCTATTCCGATCACCAGAG GTGGTGGTCCAAAGAAACGATTGCTGTGGTGACGGGGAGTAACCGGGGTATTGGCTTCGAGATTGCGAGACAGCTCGCGGCGCATGGACTGACGGTTGTATTGACGTCGAGGGACGAATGTGTTGGCCAAGAAGCAACGAGGGTCCTACGAGAAGGCGGTCTGGACGTCGCCTTTCATCAACTCGACGTCTTGGACCCTTCCTCCATTCAACTCTTCGTTGATTGGATACGGCAAACCTACGAGGGTATCCATGTCCTG GTAAATAATGCAGGTGTCAACTTCAATGTTGGGTCGGACAACTCCGTCGAATCTGCTCATATGGTTGTGGCCACCAACTACTATGGCACCAAAAACATGATAAAAGCCATGATCCCCTTGATGAGACCTTCTGCTGCAGGCGCTCGTATTGTTAAT AGGATCGAGGACTTGAATCTGAGACGAAAGCTGGGTGACTTGGACACGCTTACAGAGGAACTCATAGATAGAACAGTTGCCACTTTCCTACAACAAGTAGATGATGGAACGTGGACATCGGGTGGGTGGCCACAAACTTTTACGGACTACTCAGTATCCAAACTCGCAGTTAATGCCTACACAAGACTGATGGCAAAGATACTGTCCGACCGGCCTGAAGGGGAGAAGATATATGTCAATTGTTATTGCCCGGGATGGGTGAAGACTGCTATGACCGGTTGGGCTGGGAACATTTCAGTGGAGGATGGGGCAGACACGGGAGTGTGGCTAGCGCTTCTCCCAGATCAGGCAGTGACTGGGAAATTCTTTGCGGAGAGACGTGAG ATATGCCTAGCTGTGAGAAGAGATGATAGAGCACTGGCATCTATTATCCTTTGGTGGGCACACGAAAAACTTGGGATTTCAGTGAAAGGGTAG
- the LOC115749585 gene encoding chromophore lyase CRL, chloroplastic has protein sequence MSSETDGKGWSKAARGVVVKALLVAGGALLLRRLTKSTTRWDHARFVSHSLSGEKFSKEQAARDPDNYFNIRLLTCPAAEMVDGSRVMYFEQAFWRTPQKPFRQRFLLVKPCPKELKCDVEVSSFAIRDMEEYKNFCDRPKDQRPQPDEVIGDVAEHLTTIYLKRCDRGKRCLYEGSTSPGGFPNSWNGAAYCTSELAILKNHELHFWERGYDEDGQQVWGPKSGPYEFKHAPASSFSDVFSLKFPLPQSMEKSIEGSFVLRE, from the exons ATGAGTTCGGAGACGGACGGCAAGGGGTGGAGCAAGGCGGCAAGGGGAGTGGTCGTCAAGGCGTTGCTGGTGGCGGGAGGCGCTCTGCTCCTCCGCCGTCTTACCAAGTCCACCACTCGATGGGACCACGCCCGCTTCgtctctcactccctctccgGCGAGAAG TTCTCCAAGGAGCAAGCCGCCAGAGATCCCGATAATTACTTTAACATCAG ATTACTAACGTGCCCCGCCGCTGAGATGGTGGACGGCTCAAGGGTCATGTATTTCGAacag GCGTTCTGGAGAACTCCCCAGAAGCCCTTTCGCCAG AGGTTTCTGTTGGTGAAACCCTGTCCCAAAGAGTTGAAGTGTGATGTTGAG GTTAGTTCATTTGCCATCAGAGACATGGAAGAGTATAAGAACTTCTGTGATCGTCCAAAGGACCAGAGGCCGCAACCCGACGAAGTTATCGGC GATGTTGCAGAGCACTTGACAACAATATATCTCAAGCGTTGTGATCGTGGAAAGCGTTGCTTATATGAAGGTTCGACTTCACCCGGCGGGTTCCCTAATTCATGG AATGGGGCAGCCTACTGTACATCTGAACTTGCAATTTTGAAGAACCATGAATTACATTTTTGGGAGAGGGGATACGATGAGGATGGACAGCAG GTTTGGGGACCCAAGAGTGGTCCATACGAGTTTAAGCATGCTCCGGCCTCAAGCTTCAGTGATGTGTTCTCTCTGAAGTTTCCTCTTCCGCAGTCCATGGAGAAGAGTATAGAAGGATCATTTGTTTTGCGAGAATGA
- the LOC115749586 gene encoding uncharacterized protein LOC115749586 encodes MTQWLPVTTPLAPTTGMKSSFFSPQSLGFLSAKVKVASSSASSSWTSSSPMPRPSISISMRLASKQAYICRDCGYIYKDRTPFDKLPDNYFCPVCGAPKRRFRAYGESAVAKNANAQDVRKARKAQIQRDEAIGRFFPIGVAVGAVALVALYFYLNSLF; translated from the exons atgacgcAGTGGCTGCCGGTGACGACACCGTTAGCCCCAACAACAGGGATGAAATCGTCCTTCTTTTCCCCGCAGTCCCTCGGGTTTCTGAGCGCCAAGGTGAAGGTGGCTTCTTCGTCTGCTTCGTCTTCTTGGACCTCCTCCTCCCCAATGCCAAGgccctccatctccatctccatgcGTCTTGCCTCCAAGCAAGCCTACATCTGTCGCGATTGCGG CTACATTTACAAAGACCGCACTCCCTTCGACAAGTTACCCGACAACTACTTCTGCCCTG TTTGTGGTGCTCCCAAACGGAGATTTAGGGCATACGGGGAGTCTGCCGTGGCCAAGAATGCTAATGCCCAGGATGTTCGCAAGGCAAGGAAAGCTCAAATCCAGAGGGACGAAGCTATTGG GCGATTTTTTCCCATTGGTGTGGCAGTTGGAGCTGTTGCCCTCGTTGCTTTATATTTCTATCTCAACAGTTTATTCTAG